The Thermovenabulum gondwanense genome includes a region encoding these proteins:
- a CDS encoding bh protein, with translation MDGKTSRMEAELFCLHCNKETPHTVYYAGNILKRIKCEECGSEIEIRREKLLENYALDFIERILTKPYRMTKELEGDLKKFILSLPIRIVTKPYRIVKEVEDILKKEE, from the coding sequence ATGGATGGTAAGACCTCGAGAATGGAGGCTGAGCTTTTTTGCCTGCATTGCAATAAAGAAACCCCGCATACAGTGTATTACGCAGGAAATATTTTGAAGAGGATAAAATGCGAGGAATGCGGTAGCGAAATAGAGATAAGAAGGGAAAAACTTCTTGAAAACTATGCCCTTGACTTTATTGAGAGGATTTTGACGAAACCTTACAGAATGACAAAAGAACTGGAAGGGGATTTAAAAAAATTTATCCTTTCCCTGCCCATTAGAATTGTTACCAAACCTTATCGAATTGTAAAAGAGGTGGAAGATATTTTAAAAAAAGAAGAATAG